The Pedobacter ginsengisoli region CACCTGCCCAGGCTGCAGCATACATATTGGTTCTGGTGATAAGGTGAGCTACCTGATAGCCTCCCCAACTTTGGCCCTGAATACCGATTTTAGTTCCATCAACCCATGGATTTTTCTTTAAAAATTCGACACCTGAATTGATAAATTCCTCTGCAGATTTTCCTGGATATCCATTTTCGTAACTAATGTCTGGAGCAAAAACCAAATATCCATTACTTACAAAATAGGAGATGTTTAATCTGGAAGGGGTTGGAGCCGGCGGCTGATATGTATATAACCCATTCGATAATTTTTCATAGAAATATACAATCATCGGGTATTTTTTAGCCGGATCAAAGTTTTCAGGCTTGTAAAGAATACCATCTGATTTAAAACCTTTGGGGGTTGTCCAGTTTACCAGCTCAGCAGTTCCCCAGTTGTAGTTTTGCTGCTGTGGGTTGGTATTACTTAACTTAATCTCGGCTTTCATATCGGTTGATACGAACACATTGGGAGAATTGGAGTAGTTTGCTTTATCGTAAATATAACGATTAGCATCTTTAGCCTTTCCTAAATTTGAATACTTAAACTTAGCCATTACAAGAAGCTCAGGGCTTTTATTGTCGCCAATGTTTTTTATGTAATATCCGTTTTCTTTAGTTGTATGGTTAAAAGCATCAAGCAATACTACCTCTTTTTTACTTAAAAAGCGTGCATTGGTATCTAATTGCTGATAACGGAAGGTAATGTTGTTTTGTCTGCCAAAGCCATTAGTGATGTTCTTAGGCACGTTTTTTCCATCCGGAGAAAACTCCCATATATCGTATCTGTCGTACAATAAAACAGCCTTATCCTCTTCAGTCCATGCAGCCAGGCCATAAGCATCAGGCTGATCTGGGACATCATTTTCTTCGTCAACAAGCTTAACATTTAAACCATTATTTAAATGAGTAACCTTAGCGGTTAAAATATTGTAAGTATACCAGTTGGCTGTCTTTTTGTCGAAATAAAGTATATATTTTCCGGAAGGCGAAGGTTTAGCATCCCCAATAAGTCCCTCAATTATCTTTTTTCTTGATCCTGTTTTTGTATCTACCAGATAATAGTCTTTGATGGAATTTGCAGACCATTGTGATTGGATACGGTTTCCAAAATCTGTTGCAGCCAGTACATAATTAGAGTTACCTTCATCAATTAATTTAGCTTCAGGAAGTTTAAGATCTGTTAAAGGCACTACTTTAACGTCGCTGTTAAAAATTTCGATAGCAGTTAAGTATGTTCTTTTCGATTCTTTTTCAGCATTTTTCAACTGCATTGGCTGCAGGTAATCATCTTTGTAGCTCCATACATCGAGCTTGGCATGTTCAAAATCAATAAGCGTAGTGTCTTTCGGTTTTTTAATAGGGGCGATGCCAAAGAATAGCTTGGTTGCTTCTTTGTTGAAGCTTAATTTTCCGTCGCCACTAACCGCCCATTTGGCTGGGAAGCCAGGTATCTCATTGTCTACCAAAACTTGTGCAGTATCTAATGATGGTGAATTATAATATATAAAGTAGTCTTTAATTTCTGCTTTTTCTGGACTTCTCTCTCCAAGAAATGCTACGGATTCACTTTCATCGTCAAACACAAAGTTTTTAAAATTACCTTTTCCGTTAACCAATGTTTTAAGCGTACCTTTTTCTGTATTTAAAAGGAAAACCCCTGTTTGGGCCGCTTTATCTTTTTTTGAACCTGTACATGCGAATGCCAATTGCTTACCATCCTTACTGAAAACATACTCACTTACATATTTAAAAGTACGCTCAGTACCTGTTGCAAGGTTTCTGAAAATCATATCAGAACCTTCTTTGTCATCCTTTTTTGTAGTGTCTTTTTTTGAGGTATCTGCTGGTTTATCTAACTGGTAGGCTAATAGTGCCAAGCCATCTTCAGGTAGTTTAAATGATTTTACGCCAGCTACTTTTGCAATGGCAAGATTGGTAAGGTTGGCAATTCCCAAAGAGTCTTTTGGCATCTCTTCTGGTTTTTTCTTTTTAATTTTTGCTTGTCTAATTGCCGAGTAAAACGGTTTTATGGCAAAAACAACAAATTTAGAGTCGGTACTGAACTGGGCATTTTCAGCTCTGTTTATTTTAGTTTTTGCATTGGTTAGCAGATTAGTTAAATATAAATTTGCATCACCTTCCTGAACTGCGATGGCGTAAGCTGACCAATTTCCATTATTTGATAACTTTCTGGAAGCAATAGATTCCCAGTTATCATAAACTGTATGGTCAAGTGGTTTCTTTTGCGCAAAGCTGATCGTTGTAAAAAATAGGAGAGTGAGAAGTAGATATTTCTGCATAATTAAAGTTTGTTTTATCCCGGTTTAGTTCTAGAAGCTTAAAAATTAGAAAATTTTAAGACATATCCTTATTGTATATCAAATTTTACAAAAAAATGGGGTGTATCAAATTTTATGATACACCCCATTTTGGTATTTTATAATAGCGGAGAATTACTTATTCTTCTTTTGTTGAATCTGAGCTTGTTGTTGCTGACGCATGTAGTCCTCAAGTTTGGCACTGAATCTTGATTTCTTTTTCTCTGCTACAGGCTTTGCTTTATTGTCCTGTAATGTTTTATGAATTTTCTCATCATCAACCATAGATTTGATCAGGAACTGCTGAGCAAAAGTTAACATGTTGGCAAGGAAGTAATAATAGTTCAAACCTGAAGGGTAGCTATTTAATACACCTAAAAACACAATTGGCATAATGTAACCGATATATTTCATTTGACCGGTTGCACCAGAAATCTGATTGTTAAAATAGGTATAAATTAATGTCGAAACCGTCAT contains the following coding sequences:
- a CDS encoding prolyl oligopeptidase family serine peptidase — its product is MQKYLLLTLLFFTTISFAQKKPLDHTVYDNWESIASRKLSNNGNWSAYAIAVQEGDANLYLTNLLTNAKTKINRAENAQFSTDSKFVVFAIKPFYSAIRQAKIKKKKPEEMPKDSLGIANLTNLAIAKVAGVKSFKLPEDGLALLAYQLDKPADTSKKDTTKKDDKEGSDMIFRNLATGTERTFKYVSEYVFSKDGKQLAFACTGSKKDKAAQTGVFLLNTEKGTLKTLVNGKGNFKNFVFDDESESVAFLGERSPEKAEIKDYFIYYNSPSLDTAQVLVDNEIPGFPAKWAVSGDGKLSFNKEATKLFFGIAPIKKPKDTTLIDFEHAKLDVWSYKDDYLQPMQLKNAEKESKRTYLTAIEIFNSDVKVVPLTDLKLPEAKLIDEGNSNYVLAATDFGNRIQSQWSANSIKDYYLVDTKTGSRKKIIEGLIGDAKPSPSGKYILYFDKKTANWYTYNILTAKVTHLNNGLNVKLVDEENDVPDQPDAYGLAAWTEEDKAVLLYDRYDIWEFSPDGKNVPKNITNGFGRQNNITFRYQQLDTNARFLSKKEVVLLDAFNHTTKENGYYIKNIGDNKSPELLVMAKFKYSNLGKAKDANRYIYDKANYSNSPNVFVSTDMKAEIKLSNTNPQQQNYNWGTAELVNWTTPKGFKSDGILYKPENFDPAKKYPMIVYFYEKLSNGLYTYQPPAPTPSRLNISYFVSNGYLVFAPDISYENGYPGKSAEEFINSGVEFLKKNPWVDGTKIGIQGQSWGGYQVAHLITRTNMYAAAWAGAPVVNMTSAYGGIRWESGMNRQFQYEKTQSRIGGTLWEKPELYIENSPLFALPKVTTPVVIMANDADGAVPWYQGIEMFTGLRRLGKPVWMLNYNNEAHNLVKRQNRKDIQIREQQFFDYYLKGAKAPLWMTQGIPATEKGKTWGFELTDEKP